The segment CCAACACCAAATACCTCAAGGCAACTAGAAATTTACCTTTCGGATCAGGACCCCATTCAAAAACATCTCTTCCCTTAAGAGAGCTACATAACCTACTAGCTAAAATCTTGGCTAACTCTTGACAATCCTCCATAGTACCCCTAGGCGGCCATTCCATATAATCTTTCCAACGGGTGACTTCTATCTAACCTTTGATCTTAATATTCTTGAAATTCTCAACCTTACTCCAACCAACCTCAATGAAGATGTTACATAAGGGTTGAAGATGAGGAAACTAAGAAATAATAgggggtgaccatcccaagaatctTGCCAAAAAAGAGCATCTGTACCTCTATTACAGATCCAAAAAAGTCCCTCCTTAATGAGTTTAGCCCCATGTTTGAGAGTGTCCCAAATCATGGAGCCTTTCCCCACAAGGCTGCACTGAGGAAAATCCAAGCTATCAACTCCATTAAGGTACTTATGACTAAGAATTCTGGCCCAATCTTGATCTTGGAAAGTACACCCCTTCCAATATAACTTAGCCGATAAAGCCAAAATAATCAACCTAAGAGATCGGAGCCCAAAGTCACCCTCTTTCTTTGGTCTACAAATATAGATCCACCTAACCAAGCTCCATTTTGAAGATAAGAAGTTACCAAACCAAAGGAATTGATGAGAGAGAGTATCAAATTGTTTAACAAATCTAGAAGGGACAAACTACACAAAGCATTTGTAAATAGGGAGAGCCTAGACCACTACCTTCAGCAGAGTCGCACCACCACGTTCAGTAGATGAAAGCCATCTACAGGTCCAATGGCAAACCCTCTCGTAGAACTTATCCAAAATCTCCTTACAAAACTCTCTACATTGAGTTCCCACACCAAGGGGAATTCCAAGATAAAATAGATGCAAAGAACCAACttgaaatctcaaaatttgagcaatctaaTTCTAAATTAGACGAGGAGTGTTAAAGAAGAAAATAGAATATTTGGCCTCATTAAATTTTTTATCCTGAGGCTGCCAAATAAATATTGAAAGTTCTTCTTAACATAACAACCTCTTCAATTCTGGCCAACCCCAATAAAGTAGTATTGCAGACCCctaaatttggctaattaatttaatcaaatttaaatcctattcttccaattaattaattttctatccctttcttcctattaattaattcttaattaaaaTTAATCTCCCAAATccctttgttaattaattaattatcctatcctcttaattaattcctaattaattgATTATCCCATCCTCCTTAttaaataatctaattaattaattatccttgttcttccatcccatttgattaattacctttaattaattaaatttcccttttcctaaaacccccatgaattaattaattagactcaaatATTGTTTGAGCACATGGCCCCTAACGTTAACCCCCCATCTAATCTAACCCTTGTCCTAAACTTGGGGTTCCAACCAACCCTATCTATCCTAACCTCCCCCAGCCTAGTCATCCTCCAAACCTCCCAACCAGCCCTATCCTATCCCTCctaacctccatatgtgcacatcctaagctcttttcccccttttggggaatatatcctatttttgggtggctctgcccaaaatagacatgtgtcctcatggacacatgccattcctcttccctcttgttgagccacttgtccttttttggaggacaagtgtctcctattcacaccccctctccttcctctcatcttctaTATAAACCCTCCATTTCCTTTACAAATCCTCTCGAGTCCACTTTCATTCGATGCATCGTTACTATGTTGAAATCACTACTCACACTCATACAtccattttcatttgcattatcatcttcatcaaatctATGGAGCATAATCGAACATCCATTGATGTCATAAGTGCACATCAAATTGCAAAATAATCGAATTGAAGCAAGGATTTGGGGTTTGCATaacttttctttgtgtttttgctttgattttaccatttcgatcttgaagtgttgagtttaatgtcttgttttggttaattagtttatcCTTTTACCCCTTTGTATTTGTACACACATTTTCCCTCACACATTTCTGACATGCCTGATGGGACCCACTTCACGGGtcatttaacattttttgttgtttgagtgcGTTTATTGCAGATTATGAGAACTTGCAGGCAAGAAAGGGGATCTACATGCTGATTTCCACCTAGGTGGAAGTCTATTTTCTCAATCCTACGATTTTATGAGACCATGGGTTTGCGCCCTAAAATTGTGGGTTCGCCATCGTCACTTTTGTATATAAGGTAAATTTTTCTTTAAGTTTTAGGTTTTTATAAATAAGAATTGACCTCTATTTGTGAAACAATGGGTTCATGCCCTAAACCAGTGGGTTCGCTATCTCGCACCTGCGGGTTCACTTAAAACAATAGGGTTGTACCACATAGTAGAGGGATCACTCATTatcatttatatgatttttttgaatgTTATTTTTGGTACTAATCAACTatcttgagtgttagcatttttgaGAGAGAGCAGGAACACATTTGAAACCAGTCGGTTTGTGCCCTGAAACAACGAGTTTGCTAAAAACAATAAATTTGTGCCACACAGTAGCGGGATCACTAATTATCATTTATATGATTTTCCAACATGCTATTTTGGTACTAATAAACTAATTTATGTATTTTTGGATGGTTTTACTAACAATTTTGCAGCATTTCGAGCTATAAGAAGACCCCTAAGCGCTTAAACACTAACATTTTGCATGTAGGACCGCTAAAGAAAGTGGGGTTTCGtcgaaataaatttgttcatttcatttatttaatttatttctttattttgtgtCTTATTGCATAATTAGGAACACTTCAATTCAATTAAGGGAATGGACATGTTGTGTCTTTTGAGTAATTATACACACTTCAATTCAAGTAAAGGAATAAACcccatgtcttttgtgtcttgcatGCTTGTgcatctgtagagtggtcctactgctaacacacactatcctctccctttggTTCTCGTGgtcgtaggtgcaagagaaaagtattaGTGACGCTCAATTTTACTTTCTAAGTAGGAGGGCCTGTCCCCTCGAGTAGCCTATAAGGCTGGGTGAGGGGAGAGTGACCCAAGTGGTACTTTCTTTCAGTCTgctatataaatatttgtgattttagTGAAAGCTATAAATCATCTGGTAACACTGTGTTATACCAATGGTTTCCCTCAATATCATTatgcaaatacctttgtggtcttTATGCAAGTCAAAATCCCCTGCTGCTTGTGTGGTAGATTTGTAAAACCCATTTTCTATGGgctgggatatctcttaaatgaccTAGCCATCGCATGTATGATTACCCGATTCACCCCAAAAGTTCCCCCACTACGATCCAATTGTTCTTTAGTATCCAAAATTCCTTTTGTGTTtactcaggtgttgtgatacacGCATACCAAAGAAAATCCTTATGTACCCCCCAATTCGAGATAGAAAATTCATTGGGAAGTGATTACCCAAGAATTTGAAGCTTgacatgctcgagaagtgtgtgctgagggtggagctagtgctATCAAGCTTCTATCTATCTGATTGGATGTGGTATTCTGGGCAAGGAGATTTAACACATACTGTCATTTGACTATCCATAGTGTTGTACTTAATATGAAATGTGTATCTTCAAGTCGGCTTAGATCTACACAAAACAATATTCtagatccaaaacatatgatcacatgcttcccataagtcaactcaattacctcaaacttaccaacaaccaccaTAATCACCCCAAGAAATCTGGTCCATACTATACATCACTAATAATGAAGATAATCATCTTTTATTGCTCTACCAGATACCAAACCTTCTAACATTCTTAAgaatcaacaccgaaggataatATTGCATGATAATCTACTTCTCATACTCAATTGATCAAATTAACTCTGATCACTAAAACCAAAAACACATCACCAGAAATGAGAACTGATCACCAAAACTGTACACAAAGTATCACTGACAGACTTGCACCAAAACTCCATACTGGATATCCCAAATTCCATACCGGATAAGATCAATAGGTtgaatttccatcaatgacaactcctaagcaatATCATGCATCAGACATCACCAATGTTCACCAGAGCATCACTGAAATAGTGTCTTCTGCCAACAATTCCAATTGTTGGAATgaatgaacactgagaggagggggtgaatcaatgttccagtatttataaatttgttaatctgattcttaATCAACTAGATGCACAAataagaaactgaaatgcagaaacacaaagaaaacaagCACATaactataacaccaatatttttacgtggaaacccagaaagggaaaaatcacaTTGGGATTTGAACACACAATATTATTATTATACTATGTccaatagtaaaacaatattacatgagttaGAATGcagatgcattcaggcacactgcgtagagctcactgctcaattacaaaagggctacaacctagaggaagtCTCACTGCCTTACAGGCTAATAGAAAATGATTGCAATGAATAATGAACTGAATAAAAGCATATAACTATACCAAATAATAGTTccggttaggcacaaagtgatccacTACACTATTATGATAAACTGCTCTGTTCTGCCCTATTACTGATTACCGAATCAACAAAATTCAAggtgcgcatgtgaaactatgctcaatcgctCCCAAAAACATCTCACACATCATATCAAACTTGAGGTATGATATTCAACATTTCACTTCAAGGTTTTGccttcaatttcaattcaattatagggttaatttcaaactcaaggtttgacctaggcaaaacCCTATCAACAATAACATTTTCCTCCTTTGTATGTGCCAATAACAatatctagagataacatatatagATTCCATAAGTACAGACAAAGACACTAACTAAACTTTTGCAAAGGCATAAATTGGAGAACAAGGTTTCCCTAAGCATCATTGTCTGACACTTTCCTTACAAAACTTCAGGGAAACACTTAGAAGAACGTCATAATCCTAAAAGTATATCTGTTGCTCACATCCAACACTCTGAGGAAAAGGTCACCCCAATTACCATTGTCCGACATTTTCAAGTCTAGATTTGAGACATAGGTTTCCTTCTGCTTCCTATTTCCAAATCTATACTTGTGTCTGCATATCTGATTTGAAACTGTCTATGCATACTAATTATCATCAATTCTACATATTTAGTCCTAGATCCTGCATTCAACCTACATTTTcatagctcattttcaactcaaacaaagaagGAACATAATTCAATCAGCATTAAGACATTTTCATAGGATTGAGATTGAATCTATTGAGTTCATCCCTCTTTAATGTAATATTGCATGGAAGTAGATTGattccttgtttacatagctaaACATGTGAATCCTATTTCCACCACCATTACATCTATGTCATTTGAATGCTTCAAAAATATATTAGTTACCATGTTGGCTACATAATTTTAGCACACAATATCTCACGTGCAAAACGTAGgaaaaaatataatgataaaaatTATATACGGTCCATGATGACTTGGTTTTCCTTAATGCATTAATTCGTGTTTAAAATGGTCTATTTTGAATGGAATTTTAGAAATGAGGACACCTATTTAAGAATGCCATCATGACCCATCCCTAAAATCTGTCAATTTCCTAAATATTCCCTTTTCCCACCTTAGTTCAAGTAAATAGAGCTGTGGAGTTCATCTAAATTAGTTCCAAATGGATAGATATGCTTGtcactttttcaaaatttaaacctTTTGCTACCTTATCACTTGATGATCATTATAAGCTAACTAAAACATGAATTATCTAAATcatacactagtatgttatatttAAAGACTAACCCTAATGAAAAATAACCATATAGCATAATTAAAGAGTACATCTAGAGTCTTATTTATAAATGGATAAAATAGAATACACTAGCATTGGATCATCATTAGGCACAAGTACACATATTGTATGTTTCTCTATTATTTTGGTAATGGAGAacttaaacctcacaatctagtagaTACTCAAGCATGTTTCTAAACATTGCCCCTCCTTACATGAATATAAATACAAATAATTGAAACAAACAAGTTTCAAACAATGCAATTGTGTCATATTGTTTTCAAAAGTTGTAGATTAGTGTATGTTCATACTATATTGAGTGAGTTCCACTCTCACACAACTAAACCAAAAAGGTACATTGTCCACTATATGAAATagtagttgtatatggtgaaaatggatacaataataacaatattgaaaggctaaatgaattcaaccaccaaaccctagcctaacaacaacaaagatccaccataacatatgaagattacctaagacaatgtaaataaaacaaaatcacaaaaatgataccatcacatgttcaatagggtttttgatctccattcttcctatctccatttatcttgcttgatatattttctctcagattttatgtgcacaagagctcaacaaagaacggaatgtggttgcaagtaggatcgtaatgtagtcaattaATCAAGTtgttaggtcattagggtttgataatgaaggaagcatctccttaaatagaagacacaatatgaaatggagggataagattgagaggtgtaaaaaaggaggtcggctatgattagagggtaggtagaagaaataataaaataatgaaagaggtaggtagtgtaggaattaagagatgaatggcatgtctcatgtgtagaaaaagctaatgaattaattaaataaataaagatttatttaattaatagagggaatgagatcaattaaataaataaaatatttatttaatttagaaaaaggataatttaaataaataaatgtatttatttaaatgagaaataaggctagaagaggataaatgaattaattaaataaataaagatttatttaattaatagaagaattaggcttagataattaaataaataaaatatttatttaattagacatgacaattttgggtgtctacagtaataAATCCTAAAATTCCAACCCATAATAGTTGGAATTGTAATATCGTTTAGCTATTTCCAACTATTATTAACATGTCCAGTTCTTTAAATTTATGACAAAACACCACCTCGAGCACCACATCTCCTCCCCAACATCACAATTGTAATAATTTCTCTCCCAACCTTTATTTTCTCTCTCAACCTTTATATCTATTTATTAAAATGATTTTTCCATCATTTCTTCATGCTTTGCAAGTCTATATGACcaatgatgaatgaagtctctaatgTTAATTTCATTGAAGGAACCAATTGCCTATTCTAcaattgatatatatttttttctttgaagCCAAAGCTCTTGTGTTTATCAAGAAAATATATAGTATCGACAAGAATTCACCAATTGTTGCAAATTCTTTTTAATCGAAAATACACCGAAAATATATTAATCATTGCAATGACCACAAATCTGCATTGCACTAGCATTATTATCACACAAATCCTCTTTATTAATTCACATTTTAGCCCTAAAATTAGATTCGGTTAATGCACAAAACATATGAATCACATTTTTGCACATCATACTTATGTTACTATCTCTACACAAGATTCTATCTCCCATTCTATAATAATCAACTCTAAAGATGCTCAATCCCATGATGGAGTCATGCCCAATCTAGCTCTGATACAATGCTAAACACCATGAAAATATCAGCAAAAATATCATACAGCAGAATATATTAAGTAAAATAGATGTTAATAACAATCGTTCACTACTTTTATTTATCAAAATGGAGATTACATTTACAGAGATTACAAACTCATAACTAATTCACCCAGCTTGATACCTAAAAACACTAACAATTATTGACACAATTACAACTCTCGCTAACATTTAGCTGTCTGGTTTGAACACCTCTAAATATCAAGAACAAAAATTCAGAGTCTCAACGTTAAGTCCAagtcttcttcatcattttgtcCATTGACTTCTGGAACAATTTCAATCCCAGATACCTCTTTTTCTTTGGACTCAATTCCAACTTCACCATCTTtctgttttttttcttttggatccCCCATTAGTCTTTGTGCTTTTGGACTAGCACTGATTTCAAACCCAAATAGCTTTAGATCAACATCATCTGACTTCTTTTCactttcatcttccatagcttttctTTTTTCAAGTTGCTGAGACCCATGAAAACAATTGCTGGTTTTCTGATGGCATGGATAAAATATGTGATCTGTATTCTGATCTACTCTCCCTTTTTCATCAGATTTCATCAACTCTTTGGGCTCACAAATACTCACAGTTGTCACAGCTAGTGATCTTAGTGAACTAGATGGGGTATGCAATCTCTCCTTAAGTAACTTATCAGAACCAGATTGCTCTTGCACACAATCATTGCTCATCAAATCCTGAGAGACATGGACTGTAATGTAAAATTTATCGCTTGGCATCTTACTATCCTTGGAAAAGTAAACAGTATCTCCTCTTTTCAAATCCTTATATTTGACAAAGTCTATCCATTTTGTTGTAAGCGCATAACTCTTGCTGCTCTTCCAAAATACAAACCTAAATTTCCATTCTCTACTATCACTTGTATCAACAAATGTGAGACAATCTTCCAACTTATCCTTAGGAAAATGACGTTCAACGTGATGTTTTGGGATCACTAGCCTGTGTAATTTATTGCAGACATCACTAGCAGTCATCTTCTTTTCAAATAGATGCCCCCTATTCTCTACATTAGATATATCCTCATCACCATCTGCTACCTCTACTTCCTTATCATTATCAAGGGCACTGTGACTGGATATGCTTTCTTTCTCAATTACTTCTTCTGAAATAGCAAGAACATTATCATACCCTTCTTCATCATGCTCCTTTGACAAACCCTGCAAGAACATTCAAATTGGGTTTTTCAAACATCATAATTTGTAATCTTATTTTTAACGACCATGATCTGAAAAATAGATTCTAAACTATATAAAACTGATTTATAAACAAtctttttcatttttgaaaagatGCTGCACAGATATCATATATAAA is part of the Cryptomeria japonica chromosome 10, Sugi_1.0, whole genome shotgun sequence genome and harbors:
- the LOC131079202 gene encoding uncharacterized protein LOC131079202, with the translated sequence MEKGLSKEHDEEGYDNVLAISEEVIEKESISSHSALDNDKEVEVADGDEDISNVENRGHLFEKKMTASDVCNKLHRLVIPKHHVERHFPKDKLEDCLTFVDTSDSREWKFRFVFWKSSKSYALTTKWIDFVKYKDLKRGDTVYFSKDSKMPSDKFYITVHVSQDLMSNDCVQEQSGSDKLLKERLHTPSSSLRSLAVTTVSICEPKELMKSDEKGRVDQNTDHIFYPCHQKTSNCFHGSQQLEKRKAMEDESEKKSDDVDLKLFGFEISASPKAQRLMGDPKEKKQKDGEVGIESKEKEVSGIEIVPEVNGQNDEEDLDLTLRL